The following is a genomic window from Verrucosispora sp. WMMD573.
CGTCGGGGTCGCCCGGGTTTTTGTAGTGCGTGCGTACCGGGTGACCGGTCTGACGGGCCAGGGCGGTGCGATCGACGAACTTGGCACCGTCGGGCGTGGTGATCACGCAGACGTCCCAGCCGTCCTGCTGGGCAAGGTCGACGAGCCGGCCCACGTCTCGGGCCAGTGGTGAGCCACAGGCGATGATGTAGAGCACCTGGCGGTGCCCGTCGTGGCGGTGCGAACCGGTCATGCCGGCTCCGAGGTCATACTCCTACTCCCATGTGCTCAGCCAACTCCGCGATCGGAGAAGGCGGCGCACCACGTGTGCGACGAAGGACGTCCGACATCACCTCATGGGCGATCGGGCGGCAGCGAATCTCGGACGGTGCCAGGCGGTCACCGCGCAGCAGCATCTCGCCGGCGTTGGCCACGTCGCCGATCAGAGCGAAACCCCGGGCCAGGTCGAGCAGGTGATGCGCCCGGCGTTCGGGCAGCATGGCGTCGAACAGCGCGGGCTCGATTCTCTGGCGGTGCACCTCGACGGCCCGGCCGCCGTCGCCCAGCTCGACGGCGGCCGCCGCCCGGTGCAGCTCCACATTCGTCGGCCCGAACGAGGTCCAGTAGTGGTTGTGGTCGCCGCCGAGCTCGACCGCCGCCGCGTGGGCTCCGTCGAGCAGATCTTCGACGGTGGCGCTGTCACCGATGCGTGAGGCGGCCATCGCACCCTGGAGCAGCAGCATCCCGTAGACGGAGAGGCGTTCGGGACGACTGTCGTTGCCGCCGCCCGGGGCCAGTTGGTTGGCGATCCGCACGTTCAGCTCAAGCGCCGGCCGGGGCCGACCCATCGCCACCAGCGCGTTGCAGACCCGGGTGGCGGCCACCCCGGCGAGCAGCTGGTCGTCGGCGCGCTGGGCGACGGCGATGGAACGGTCGGCGGCGAGCCAGGCGAGATCGCACTCGCCGAGTTTGCGCAACACCGAGGAGGCGAGCTGGTAGACCTGCCCGAGCAGGTGGGCGGCACGCTGGGACTGGTCTCCCCCGTACGCCGCGTCGGCCGCCTGGGCATCGCGGAGCAGCTTCGGCAGGGCCCGGGTGAGCATCCCGTAGCGCCCGTACTGGTAGGTGAGCCAGGCGTGGGTGACCGCCTTGCTCATGTCGGCCAGCGGCGGTGGGCTCGGTGCCGCGTCGAAGTACGCGCTGATCGAGTCGTACCGCTCCAGCGCGGCCCGGATCTCCTCGACCTCGAACTGGTCGATGCAGTTGAGCGCGTCGGTACGCCGCTCCGGATCCTTGCCGAGCAGCAACTGCACGTCCATCTGAAGGATGTCGGCGATCTCGTAGAGCACGGAGAACTTGTCCAGCCGCCGCACACCCCGCTCGATCTTGTCGACCCAGCTCTTCGACTTGCCCAACCGGTCGGCGAAGACCTGCTGAGACATTTTCCGCCGGCCGCGCCAGTACGCCACCCGCCGCCCGATGGGTAGCTCGTCCATCTCCCCAGTCCTCCCTCTGCTGGAGCCCTGGCCGAGGGCCGGGGGCCGTTCCGTGGGCGCGGCGATCCGTCCGGATCTCAAGTTTTCGCTGGTCGCACAGGAGGTGCGTCAGCCGTCCGGCCGAGCCTCGTACTTTCGTGCAAGTTGCATCGGCCACTTTGTCAAACAAAACGATGGCGGGCTACGGCAGTGACGGGTCTCGAGGTACGAGCTGACGCCGGTCAGGCGCGGCGAGGGGAGATGGCACCAATGTGGGGGAATGTCGCACCGCACGTGGCGCGTCTGTCGCCGTTGGAACGGGTACGGCTGCGCCGGATCGCCGTGCGGTACGCCTTGCACGGCTGGGCCATCACCCCGGGCGCCTGCCTGGCGCGGAACCGCTTCGTCTGCGGCCGGGCCGGCTGCCCGACCGTCGGCTGCCATCCTGCTCTGGAGGACTGGGAGCACGCGGCCAGCACCGACCCGGCGCGAGTGGCCACCTGGTGGCGGTCCCGGCCACATGGCGTACTGCTGCCCACCGGCCGCTCCTTCGACGTGCTGGAGGTTCCCGCCCACCTGGGCCGGCTGGTTCTGGATGCGGTGCGCGTCCACCCGGTCGGCCCGGGGGTACGCGGACCGGTGCTGGTCACCCCGACCGGGCGGTGGATGTTCCTGGTCCGGCCGGGCGACCCGCTGCGACCGGAACTGGAGCACTGTTTCGACGTGGTGCTGCACGGTCGTGGCTCGTGGATTCCGGCGCCACCCACCCGGCTGCCCGAGGGCCAGGTCCGCTGGGCGGTGGCACCGGAACAGGCCCGGTGGCAGCTACCGGACGCCTACCTGGTGCAGAACACGCTGGTCGAGGCGCTGCGTGCGACTGGCGTGACGCTGACGTCGGCGCTGGTCCCCGGGCACCTTCCGCTGCCCCGCCGAGGCCGCTGAACGGGCACCGGGCTCGGCCGTCGCCGGCCCCTGCCGGACCGCCTCCGGCACCTGCCTCGCCGCGCTCCGCCGCACCGGCAGCGAGACCCGAACCTACCGGCGCTCGTTGAATCCTTCGACGGCGCGCCCGCGCCGGGAGCGGGGATGCGATGTCCACCGGCGACACCAGAAACCACCCGGGCGGAGCAGAGCCGCCCCGGCGACACCGACCCGGCCACCGATGGGCGGCCACCCGTCCCCCGGGCGCCCGGCCCGGCCGTCCCCGGCCAACCGGATCCCGCCCAGCCACCACCCACCGCCCAGCCCGCTGGCCCTGACCCGGTTCCCCTCCGGCACGGCGCCACATCATTAGCCAGCTCACCGCAGCGCCGGACCCGTGGCAGCGGCGATGGTCTCCGGCCGGCGCGTCGACAGCCATGACTGCCCCGGCACAGTCTGCTGGCGTGGGACGGGGGCCTAGTTGGTCAGTGGCAGGTTGGTGGAGTGCAGGCACCGCGCGTCGTCGGTGACCACCACGTGCCGGTGCCCGGGCAGCCGATCCAGCCAGCCGATCCCCGCCAGGCCCATGGCCACCGCCGCGGTGGCGTACGCGTCGGCCAACCCGAGGTCGTGCCCGACCACCGTCACCGAGCGCAGACCCCGGGCGGGCGCGCCACGACGAGGATCCCGCACGTGCGGGCCACGTTCGTAGACACCCGACGTGGCGACCGCCAGGTCTGTCCCGGTGAGCACCACGCATACCGCCGCCGGGTTCCACGGGTGCCGCACACCGATCCGCCACGGCAGCCCGGTCGAGGAGCGGCCCCGCACCCGGACGTCACCACCGGCGTTCAGGCAGTGGTTGTCGACGCCCGTCGCGCGCAACCGGTCCGAGGCCACCTGGACCGCCCAGCCCTTGACGTACCCGGACGGATCCAACCGCCCGGTGGCGTACGCGTCGAAGAAGCCGTCGGTGACGCTCCACAGGTCGGCGCACCGTTCCAGCACCCGGCGCAGGTCGGCCGACGCCTCGGACAGCAGCAGTTCGCCCCGGTCGAAGCGACACACCTCGCTGTCCGGCCGGTACGTGCTGAACCTCGCGTCCACCTCGCGCAGCCAGGCGAACACCTCGTCGGCCAGCGCGGCCAGCTCGGTCGTGGGCCGGTCGTCGGCGATGTCGAGACTGACCGGGGTGCCCATCACGTGTTCGACCCGACGCAGCCCGGGTCGGGTCGAGGTGTCCGCGCTCATCGGGTCTGGTCGATCGCGGCCTGCAAGGACCGTCGGTAGGAGTCGCTGGTCGCGGTCGCGCCCGAGATGGTGTCCAGGTCGGCGCTCTGCCGTTCCACCACCATCCCCACCGCACCGCTGTACCGGCTGTCGACCTGGTCGCTGCGCTGGTCGGACTGGGCCGTCCCGCGCGGCAACCGCTGCGCCGCCGCATTGACGATCTGATCGCCGACCACCGTGATGCGGACCTGTACGTCGCCGAACTCGTTGCTCACCACCGGACCGACGAGCGTGCTGGCGGTGGGTGTCGCGGCAGCCGGGCCGGCCCGGGACGCGGCGGGGGTACTCGGTGTGCCGCTCGCAGCGGACCGGCTCGGGCCGGCAGCGCTGCGCGTCGGTCCCGGCGCGGCGTCGGCCTGCGGCGTCGTCTCGTCCGAGCCGGCCGCTGGCGCCGCCCCCTCGGCGGCGGGCACCTCCCGGACGGGTTGGCCGGTGCCCGGGGCGGCCTTGAACACCACCAGCGCGGCGGTGCTGGCGGCCAGGCCGGTGATCGCGAGGAGCGGGCGGCGCATTCGGTGGCCCTCTCAGAGTTCGAAGGTGGCGAGGTGGATCTGGCGACGGCGGACGCCGGCCTGGCGGAGCACCCGGCGATACTGCTCGACCAGGCCGGGTGGGCCACACAGGTAGACGTCGCGACGGGAAACGTCCGGCACCAGTTGGCGCAGCCCGTCCGGGGTCATCACCTGCCGTGGGCCCGGGTCGTTGCGGGAGCCGACGACGTACCAGGCCCGCAGACCGCGGTTGCGGGCCAGCCAGTCCAACTCCTCCTGCAACAGCACGTCGGCGGGGGTACGGGCCCGGTAGATCAGCGCGGCACCGGGCGGTAGTTCCTCCAACATGGCCCGCAGCGGGGTGATGCCGCTGCCGGCGGCGATCAGCAACGCGCGCTCGCGGGTGCGGTGGGCCGCCGTGCAGGTGCCCGACGGGCCGACCGCCCAGACGCGTACGCCCGGGTCGAGATTGCGTAGGTCCTGGGTGTGCCGACCGACCACCTTGACGGTCAGTCGCAGCCACCGGTCGTTGGCGGCGGCGGAGACCGAGAACGGGTGCGACTGCCACCAGCAGCCCCGGGTCAGGAAGCGCCAGCGGAAGAACTGCCCACCCAACAGCTCCAGCCGGCCGAGGTCCGACCCGGTCAGGTAGAGCGAGACGGCGTCGGGACTTTCGGTGACCACGTCGCTGACCCGTAGCCGGTGCCGCAGGTTGAACCGCACCGGGATGATCACCCGACCCCACAGCCAGGCGACGACCACCAGCACGTACAGGGCGATCCATCCGGTACGCGCCGGGCCGGGCCGGAACAGCTGACTGCCGTTGCTGAACTGGTGGGCGAAGCCGAGCAGCAGCACGGCGTACGCGGCCAGGTGGGTGGCGTGCCACAGTTCGTACGGCAGCACCCGGCGTACCGCCCGTACGCTGACCAACCCGACCAGCACCAGCAGGCCGGCAGCGGCGAACGCGGAGGCCATGTCCTGGTATTCGCGGAGCATCACGCCGGCCTGGCCGAGCGGCGAGCGACCCTCCAGGCCGGCGTAGCCGACCAGGATCAACGCCGTGTGGGCCAGCACCGCGACCAGCAGTGTGGCCGCGACGTCGCGGTGCCAACGGGCGATCCGCTCGCCACCGGCCCACCGTTCGAGGACCGGCAGGCGGCTCATCATCAGCACCTGGACCAGCAGCAGGTAGCCGGCGACCAGCCCGGTGATCTGCCCGGCGGCCGTGGTCATCGCGGTGGCACCGGTCAACGAGCCGGCCGGGGTGTCCCACCACCACGGCAGCACGCTGGCCACGAGGCCGCCCAGGAACAGCACGATCAGCAGCCGCCGGCCGTTGGCGCCGCGCCGCGGCACGGCCAGCGGTGGGGCGGACGCATGCGACCCCGACCCGGCCGGCCGGGGACTGACGTACGGGCGCGGGTAGGTCGTCACGACCGGCCGCCGCACTCGTCGAGCTGATCGGCCATGCACCGTTTCCGATTCCTGCCGGGCGTCGACCCTGGACGTGACCGGTCTGCCGAGGTGCGACGCCTGCTGCTGAGGGTTTGCCCCGGCAAGGTAGTCACCGGTCGCCGCCCCGACAAGACCGCCGCCCGCCCCAGGCCGGGACACTTAAGGCGGAGCTCATCACGGGTAGCCGGCGGGCGGTTACCGGCCAATCGGGTACGCACGGCACAAGCAGGGCCTTCGCCCGTCACCGTTGCCCCGCGGGCCACAATTCCACAGCCGCTACCCCCGCCGCGCCGCTTCGTCGTGCCGGAAAATTTAAGGCTCGGATAAGGGGTTGGTGAGCTGTCGCCCGGCCGTGCTACCGAGCCGTCGGCGCCAAAGTAGCAACAGGAAGAGCGCGTGAGCCCTCTCCGCAGCGGGTACTCCCTCGCACCGTTGCTGAACGCGTGAGGGGAAGGCACATGCTCAGCAAAGAGGATCAACGCAGATTCGAGCAGATCACCCGCCACCTGCGGGAGAGTGATCCGGCGTTCTTCGCCCGGCTCGACCACCGGGCCCGGGGCCGACACGGCCGCTGGCTGCTGTTGTTGACCGTCGTACTCTGGGCGGCGCTGCCGGCGACCACCGTACTCGCCGGCCGGCTGGCCGGGGCGATCTTCGCGGTGGTGCTGTTGACCAACGCGGCACTGATGTGGCGGTTCCGTCAACGTTGGCTGTGACCCGGACGGTCGTGGTGACTCACTGCTCGCCGAGCTGACGGTAGGCGTGGCGCAGGCGTTCGACGAGTCCCGGCCCACCGATGGCCGGCGCGGGCGCGCCCAGTTGCCGCAGCAACAGGTCCGGTCGGGCGGTCAGGCTCGGTGGGCGGTCCGGCAGCGGCACGGGCGGCAACCAGAACCGGTCGACCGCCTCGGCCAGCGGCGTGACGGACAGGTCGGCCAGCGCCCGGACGGACCCGGCAGCGGGCACGTCCAGCTCGGGGTCGCCGGGCCAGCCGGTGTCGGCCGTCCCGGCGCCCGACGAGGCACTGTGGCCGGTCGGGTTCGTCGGCGCCGTCACGTCCCGCTGCGCCGGTCCGTCGGCTCGGCCCGCCGGATCGCCGCCACCGCGCCGCCGGCCCGCCGGTTCGCGACCACCGGGCCGTAGGCCCGGCGGGGCTTCGGTGCCCGATGCGTCGGCACGCAGCTGCCGCAGCCGGGCGAGCAGGTCCGCCCGGCTGCGCCCACGCCAGTGCAGCAGGGTGAACGGGTCCGCGTCGAACGCCTCGGCGAGCAGGTAGAAGGTGGCCGCGAGGTGTTTGCAGGGCACCGCGACGTCCGGGCACGAACACCGCTGGTCGAGATCGCTGATCGCCGCCGGAAACAGCGGCGCGTCGGCCGCGACGAACAGCTCCTCCAACTCGGCCGGCAGATCGCCGGCGAGCAGCCGGGCACTGAAGAACGCCCGCGCGGCGAGTTGCCCCTCGATCCGGGTCCACAGCCGGACCGGAAAGGGTGGCAGCGCGACGCTGACCTGATACGGC
Proteins encoded in this region:
- a CDS encoding helix-turn-helix domain-containing protein; translated protein: MDELPIGRRVAYWRGRRKMSQQVFADRLGKSKSWVDKIERGVRRLDKFSVLYEIADILQMDVQLLLGKDPERRTDALNCIDQFEVEEIRAALERYDSISAYFDAAPSPPPLADMSKAVTHAWLTYQYGRYGMLTRALPKLLRDAQAADAAYGGDQSQRAAHLLGQVYQLASSVLRKLGECDLAWLAADRSIAVAQRADDQLLAGVAATRVCNALVAMGRPRPALELNVRIANQLAPGGGNDSRPERLSVYGMLLLQGAMAASRIGDSATVEDLLDGAHAAAVELGGDHNHYWTSFGPTNVELHRAAAAVELGDGGRAVEVHRQRIEPALFDAMLPERRAHHLLDLARGFALIGDVANAGEMLLRGDRLAPSEIRCRPIAHEVMSDVLRRTRGAPPSPIAELAEHMGVGV
- a CDS encoding FAD:protein FMN transferase, whose translation is MGTPVSLDIADDRPTTELAALADEVFAWLREVDARFSTYRPDSEVCRFDRGELLLSEASADLRRVLERCADLWSVTDGFFDAYATGRLDPSGYVKGWAVQVASDRLRATGVDNHCLNAGGDVRVRGRSSTGLPWRIGVRHPWNPAAVCVVLTGTDLAVATSGVYERGPHVRDPRRGAPARGLRSVTVVGHDLGLADAYATAAVAMGLAGIGWLDRLPGHRHVVVTDDARCLHSTNLPLTN
- a CDS encoding bifunctional DNA primase/polymerase; the protein is MAPMWGNVAPHVARLSPLERVRLRRIAVRYALHGWAITPGACLARNRFVCGRAGCPTVGCHPALEDWEHAASTDPARVATWWRSRPHGVLLPTGRSFDVLEVPAHLGRLVLDAVRVHPVGPGVRGPVLVTPTGRWMFLVRPGDPLRPELEHCFDVVLHGRGSWIPAPPTRLPEGQVRWAVAPEQARWQLPDAYLVQNTLVEALRATGVTLTSALVPGHLPLPRRGR
- a CDS encoding DUF3040 domain-containing protein, which encodes MLSKEDQRRFEQITRHLRESDPAFFARLDHRARGRHGRWLLLLTVVLWAALPATTVLAGRLAGAIFAVVLLTNAALMWRFRQRWL
- a CDS encoding ferredoxin reductase family protein; translated protein: MTTYPRPYVSPRPAGSGSHASAPPLAVPRRGANGRRLLIVLFLGGLVASVLPWWWDTPAGSLTGATAMTTAAGQITGLVAGYLLLVQVLMMSRLPVLERWAGGERIARWHRDVAATLLVAVLAHTALILVGYAGLEGRSPLGQAGVMLREYQDMASAFAAAGLLVLVGLVSVRAVRRVLPYELWHATHLAAYAVLLLGFAHQFSNGSQLFRPGPARTGWIALYVLVVVAWLWGRVIIPVRFNLRHRLRVSDVVTESPDAVSLYLTGSDLGRLELLGGQFFRWRFLTRGCWWQSHPFSVSAAANDRWLRLTVKVVGRHTQDLRNLDPGVRVWAVGPSGTCTAAHRTRERALLIAAGSGITPLRAMLEELPPGAALIYRARTPADVLLQEELDWLARNRGLRAWYVVGSRNDPGPRQVMTPDGLRQLVPDVSRRDVYLCGPPGLVEQYRRVLRQAGVRRRQIHLATFEL
- a CDS encoding FMN-binding protein, with product MRRPLLAITGLAASTAALVVFKAAPGTGQPVREVPAAEGAAPAAGSDETTPQADAAPGPTRSAAGPSRSAASGTPSTPAASRAGPAAATPTASTLVGPVVSNEFGDVQVRITVVGDQIVNAAAQRLPRGTAQSDQRSDQVDSRYSGAVGMVVERQSADLDTISGATATSDSYRRSLQAAIDQTR
- a CDS encoding SWIM zinc finger family protein; this encodes MRADDGGRFADYGPPRRVDGGLRARSTRGAIGVSWWSRRFLEVLESFALGTRLTRGRSYARAGQVLRLDVAPGVVTAVVQGSRARPYQVSVALPPFPVRLWTRIEGQLAARAFFSARLLAGDLPAELEELFVAADAPLFPAAISDLDQRCSCPDVAVPCKHLAATFYLLAEAFDADPFTLLHWRGRSRADLLARLRQLRADASGTEAPPGLRPGGREPAGRRRGGGDPAGRADGPAQRDVTAPTNPTGHSASSGAGTADTGWPGDPELDVPAAGSVRALADLSVTPLAEAVDRFWLPPVPLPDRPPSLTARPDLLLRQLGAPAPAIGGPGLVERLRHAYRQLGEQ